The nucleotide sequence GGAAAGCCTACTCCGTTTCCTCATCCCAAGAAAAATTATCCTTTTGAAGGCGATCTGTCAATGGCCAAGCTAGCTTGCCGTAATTCCTTATGAACCTCCGATAATACCTTGTAAGGCCCAAAAATCCTTGGAGTTCTCGCAGTGACTTGGGGCTGGGCCGTTCTAACACCGCTTGAACTTTAGCACTATCGGCAACCACACCTTCTTGTGAGATGGCGTGCCCTAAATATTCAATCTCCCGCTGCCCGAACTTACACTTCTTAGCATTAGCATACAGCTGGTGAGTAGTTAGGACCCCTAATACACACCTCAGATGTTCCTTGTGTTCACCCATATTCTTACTGTAGACcagaatgtcattaaaaaacaacaaaacGAATCGTCTCAAGTGCTCCTTAAAAATCTCATTCATTAGGGATTGGAAAGTGACGGGTGCATTTGTTAATTCAAATGACATGACTAAAAATTCATAATGACCCTCATGGGTGCGAAAAATAGTTTTCGAGATGTCATCAGGTGCGATTCGTATCTAATGATATCTTGATTTTAAGTTCAGCTTAGAAAAAACAACAGCCCCATGTAATTCTTCCAATAACTCTTCAATGTCGGGAATGAGAAATTTATCGGAAATTGTTACCTTGTTTAAAACCTTgtagtccacacaaaatctcCAGTCACCATATTTTTCCTTAACTAGCAACACAGGGTTGGAAAATGGGCATTACTCGACCTGATAAGACCTGTTGCCAACATTTCTCAAACCAGCTTCTCAATCTCATTGGTAAGGTCATACGCTTACCAGAAGGACTCCGGATTGCAACGTAATCATGTGATCCTTCCTCTTATGCGGGGGTAGCCCACACGGCTCCTCAAACACCTCCTTGAATTTTGCCATCGGCTTCTGCAAATCCCCAGGGATTGACTTCCGCCATTTTGTCGTCAGCTATCAAACTCCCCAACTCCAACAacactccttctccattttctcgGAACGCCTTCATCATTGATTTCAAGGTTACCAATGTTTTGTTGAGGGTCCCCAAGCAGTGTTACCATCATACCCCCTGATCTAAACTTCATAACTAATGAGCCCCAATCTACTTGGGTCTCTCCCAAGCGTGGCTAACCACTTCATTTCGAGAATTACATTTGAGCTTCCCAGCTCTAATGGTAAGAAATCCTTGACTACCTCAACATTTTGTAGCATTAGAGTAACCCCCTTACACACTCCAGCCCCTTGAACAACCATGCCTGACCCCACGATCACTCCATAATCTCTTGTTTGAGTCCGAAGCAGCCCCAACTTCTGTATCAGTTCAACAACTATGAAGTTGTGGGGAGCCCCACTATCGATTAAGACCACCATTTCTTGGCCATCAATTTCTCCCTTGATCTTCATGGTCTGTGGAGGTGTTAACCCTACTACAAAATTTAGGGATAGCTCCACCACTTCCCCTATTTTGACTGTGTCTCTTGTTTTCCTTGAATTCTCCCCTGTTTCAgcctcttttgtttctttttctccctCTTCCCTTTCCTCCTCATAGATTACCATCACCTGCAGCTCTCTATTCTTGCACTTGTGCCCCACTGAGTACTTCTTATCGCAACGAAAACATAGATCTTTCACCCGTTTGGCTTGCAAGTCACTCTCACTCAGCCGTTTAAAAGGAGGGTTACTCCGCTTATTGACGGCTGGTGGTTGATGTGAGGAAGTAGGGCTAGGTGTCACCAACTTCGGCGGTGCTGGCGGAAGAGGCTGAATCACCATCGACTGGGGGTTTGTTGTTGGGTGGAAGGGGCCAATGCCCAAGTTGGGCTCGATCCAAAATAACCTCCACGGACCACCTAATTCCTCTCCTCAATCTGTTGGGCTAGCTCCATCATTTGTTCCAGTTTGGTTGGCCGACCCTCATCTTCGCCTGGATATCCGGCCTCAGGCCATTTATAAATTGACCCTCCAGAAACACTTTTGGCAGCTCTTCGAGTGGTGAGGCTAGAGTCTCAAAACAGAGGCGGTAATCTTTAACGAACCTCGATTGCCTAAGCGCAAGGAACCTCTTCGCCACAGTGCCTTCTTGAGTCGATCGAAAGCAACTTACCAGCATCGTCTTGAGCTCCTCCAAACGTCTCACGCGCTGACACTGTTGCTCCCACTAAAACCAAACGAGAGTAGCCCCTTCAAAACAGAGTGCCGTCGGATCCAATTTCTCTGCGTCAGTCAATCGATTCACTACGAAGTAATGCTCCGCCCTAAATACCCAACCATCAGGGTCGTCTCCCTCAGATATGGGCATCTCCAAGCGTCGACTTCTCACCTCTAGTCTTTCGAAGTCCTCGGTCACATTGCCTTTGTCCCTCGCCTTTTCTCCTAGCACTAGCCTCTCGTCCACTGTAAAAGAGGAACCCATGTGTACGTTCTCCTCACCTCGTTTCCCCTTCCTATCCTTCTCCTACGCTTCCCACTTCTCTATCAATAAGTTGAATTGGTCCAACATCATCGTCATGTTCTTCTCAATGTTTTGCACCCTCTGGAATTCATTTCTCATGGAATCTAACCCGACTTGCAATCCCTCCATTTGTCCTTCTATCTTTTGTTGATAAGTCTCCAATCTTCCCTCTAGCTCCCCCACTCTTTTAGAAATGGACACCCCCATGGATCAATGCTCTGATACTAGAATGATAGAAACTCACTCTTTTGGATTGAATTTAGTACTAGAATAGTAGAAAATTAGTGTCTACAAGGACTACAACAATTGCTAGAATGTGTATAAGCAAACAAAACAACCAGTCGGCCTATTCGAGAGGACCTTCTCTCTCCCCACAACTGTTGTCCAGAATTtttcctcccctctctctcctttATCCTCCCCTTTTTATATATTCAGTTCATTCCGTTGCAGCCATGTGAATGAATATTCTTCCCCTAACCAACTTTGGACTCTTTTGCCCCTGAGTCAATTTCCTTGGCTACCCTTGATTTTCCCTTTGATTCCCCCCCTCCTTTTACACCTTTGATAGGTATGAATAACGGGGGTCCTAACACACAACCACCACATACACATCATTAGGTCATGACTAGAAGGTTGTCATATAGCTTCTATATCCATTAAATGAGAAAGTACATGTGTGTATTGTGGCAATGCACTTGCCGATGTGTCATTGGGTATGTTGATGTTACTTATTGTTTCTCTGCAGGACTTTTGGCTGTTGAAATGGCATCAACAGCTGGAGCCACTGGATGGTTGAGAGGAAGGGTGAAAGCTGTTCCTTCCGGGGATAGCATGGTGATAATGGGGAGTACCAAGGCTGACATTCCGCCTGAGAAGACAATCACTTTGTCATCTCTTATTGCTCCAAGATTGGTAAGTTCATTTAACATGGATTGGGTGTTCagaattttttacttaaaaaaggTGTTTCATATATACCTAATGTTTGTCAACTTTCTGTTACTCTTTTATCTTCCCCTCATTTACATTCTAGGCTCGCAGAGGTGGTATCGATGAGCCATTTGCATGGGAAAGCAGAGAATATTTAAGGAAGCTTTGTATTGGAAAGGTGCTTGTTTAGatgtttttagatatttttttaaataattaaacaagtTTAATAGAATTCTGGTATATTATCTTTCTAATGACTTTGTGTAATTGTTGTCTGTTATCTActatgcttttgagtaggatgTTACTTTCAGAGTGGATTATACAGTCCCATCGATAGGGCGAGAATTTGCCTCGGTTTTCCTTGGTGATAAGAATATTGCATTGATGGTTGTTGCTGAAGGCTGGGCAAAGGTTTAATCAAATCTGCTCTAGTTCATACATTTACATTGGATTTTGTTCTCAATTTATGGGCCTTAGCTGAATCTACCGGGTGCAGGTTAGGGAGCAGGGTCAACAGAAAGGAGAAGCTAGTCCATTCTTAGCAGAACTGCTTCGTCTTGAGGAGCAAGCCAAGCAACAAGGGCTAGGACGTTGGAACAGGGTTAGTCTAGGTTCTTTGTTGCCGttcattcttttgttttcttctctaaGAATGTATGATTAGTGCTGTTTTGTTGCTGTCATAAGAGCAGTGCTATCTAATAATTCTTCTTTAAAACCACAGTATGGAGCAGTCATATAATGTTTGACTTCCCAGAGgcatctctcttctttctttccacAGGCTAAAAGTGCTTATATTAAGTGTTCCCAGATTCTTTGATTGCTATTTGTTGCTACACAATCCTTTGTACTTGATCTACTTGTCTTCTTTTATGAGGCATGTTTTGTAACATTCCTATAGTTTGGGATATTTGGATTTTGTTGTTGAGATGAAAGTATgaggcttgatatattgttgttgttatgaTGAAACTTTCATTGAATGCACATTCATGAACTTGTtaatagtttatttattttttccttttggcACTACTTTTAGGCGCCAGGTGCTTCTGAGGAATCCATCAGGAATTTACCTCCCTCAGCCATTGGAGATCCAAGTAACTTTGATGCAATGGGCCTTCTGGCTTCAAACAAGGGTAAGCCCATGCAAGCTATTGTAGAACAGACTCGTGATGGAAGCACTCTTCGTGTGTACTTGCTTCCAGAATTTCAATTTGTTCAAGTGTTTGTTGCAGGAATCCAGGTACAGAATTAAAAGCTATCTTTAGTTTCTTTCAGGAATTTTAGTCATAAGTTTTGCCATCCCTGCATTGGTAATCTTACATTATAGTGTCAGTTTACTCCCTTTCTTTTCTCCCCTTTATAAAGGgttctttcattttcaaattaggcACCATCGatgggaagaaggggtgcaTCTGAAACTGTTGTTGGAACTGGTATGGCCTCTGATCAACTAAATGGGGAAGCTTCTGGTGACCCTCAAGCACCATTGACATCAGCACAGAGACTTGCAGCCTCGTCAGAGTCATCCATTGAAGTGGCCCCAGATCCATTTGGAAGGGAAGCCAAACATTTCACTGATATTCGTGTACTAAATAGAGATGTGAGATACTGTTTGTTATCTATCACCTTGGACATGTCATACACTTAGACAACAATAAGTTATCATTTACCTTGTAGGTACGTGTTGTCCTGGAGGGTGTTGACAAATTCAGCAACTTGATTGGTTCAGTATATTACTCTGATGGGGAATCAGCAAAGGACTTGGCGCTGGAGCTCATTGAAAATGTATGTTATAATATCTATTGCACTTTTATGTTGACTCTAGAAGtctattgttttttatttgcattatgtTTACTATTACCATAATTCTTTGCCATGCTTCTGTTTGTTACATCTTTCTGAATTCTTTTGCACTTTCTCTTCAAAGTTTCTTAACCATTTAGTTTCCTTGAAATATTTGAAGCTACTTGGATAACTAAACTCAGAATACATGGGGTCtcatatgtttttatttcactAAGGGTTTAGCCTATGCTATGCATgcgcaaataaaaaaaaaaaaaaaaacacgagACGGTTAAAGTTTGGttctttagatttttttaagcaaaattttatatcaagAAGAGTTTGGGTGCAGTGGTAAAATTGATTTCAAGTTAAATTTAAGTTAGAGGTTATGAGTTCAATTCTTGTTcacataatttttgttttctaagtaAAATATAGAAATAGTATTTTGGGAATTCACTCTGTTGACAGGGCTTCATAACACCAAAATAATGaatttgcttatataatagaatagatgTTTGTACTTTTAGCTAGTCTATGTTTGCTAGTGGTGATCATGGCTCTTGGTAGACTCAAGAACTGAAACAAACTAATATGTTGGATCATTTTTGTTTgggaggttttttttttttgtttttatcttgGTTTGTTTTTggttccattttttatttttggaccTAATTGATATTTGGCTGGGTTTGGGTTGGACCATTGAGTTTATTGCCCCTTCCTGATTCGAGTAATATAAAGCCGTTTAACTAAAATTGCCTTTCTTTTCCGATTCCTATTCGGTTAAACCTATTTGCTTTATCCAGGTGGTtacttgttttttcttttagaatttatgttaaaataggttttataaattttagtattttggTGTGGTACAGCTTtcagattataaattttaatataatgttaacAGATTTTGAATCCGAGACCAAACTTGAATTTAATCTGGTTGAATTGGTTTGGCTTTGCTTTATCATTGGGTGGGTTTTGGGTGCAAAATTTTAGACCCAATTACGAttggtttgggtttgggtttgtaAAAAGTCTGAACCAACCCAACCCTTGAGCACCGTAAATTGTATGCCACACCATCATGGCATTTTGGTGCAGAACCAAGAACAGGGAACAAACTGAAAACTAActcaatattcaatttaatagtCAAGCTGCCTAAGAATGCATCTCAAAGGATTTATACAGACTATAAGTCCTACCTAACTAGGGAACACAATCAAAGATCAAAATCATATCCTAATTAGACTAGtaaataatggaaaaataatctTTTCAAAACTACTTAGGAAAGAAATAGAATAcattaaaacaaacaaagaaaatatgctAATAATGTCTCcccaaaatattatttctttattctcCACATTTTAAGATCCCAAACTCATGTTCTGTTTCCATTATCATCTAATTCAGATGGAACTTGTGTGTGAAGATAATCTTGCCATATGGTTTTGCTTTCCAGATCTTCATGAACTGTATACTTGCAGTTTTGAACAGCAATCCcccaccaaaaataaaaataaaaaattgcatttcctttttcatttttgttaggGTTTAGCTAAATTTGTTGAATGGAGTGCAAGCATGATGGAGGATGAtgcaaagcggaagctgaagtCTGCAGAGCTTCAAGCAAAGAAAACTCGGTTGAGGATTTGGACAAATTATGTTCCTCCTGCTACAAACTCCAAGGCAATTCATGACCAGAATTTCACAGGAAAGGTTGTTTACTTGTTCCAGTCAAATAATAGTTGTGCTTTTGACAATTGGATTCTCTTTGTAACGCTGTTTCTAACTTGGTTTTCCCCAGGTTGTAGAGGTTGTTAGTGGAGATTGCATCATTGTAGCTGATGATTCTGTGCCCTATGGTAGTCCCTTAGCAGAAAGGCGAGTCAATCTCTCTAGTATCAGGTGTCCCAAAATGGGAAATCCTCGTAGAGATGAAAAACCTGCTCCCTATGCCCGGGAAGCCAAGGAATTTCTTCGAACACGTCTAATTGGTCATCAGGTATGAGACAATTCTTTTGAGGCTTCTTGTTTTGTAgcttttattttagtttaacaTGTAAATAGTTCTAAGTTTATTATTCACATATTCCTTCAGGTGAATGTTTCAATGGAATATTCCAGAAAGGTTAGCATGGCAGATGGACCTGGTGGGGTAGCTGGTACTGCGGATTCAAGGGTGATGGATTTTGGATCAGTGTTCCTGGTATCTCCAGTTAAGGGTGAAGGTGAAGATGCATCTGCACCTACTCCGCCTACTGGGAGCAGCCAGCAGGCAGGGGTAAATATTGCTGAGCTGGTGGTTGCTCGAGGCTTTGGTACAGTAATCAGGCATCGAGATTTTGAGGAAAGATCAAACTATTATGATGCTCTTCTCTCTGCTGAATCTCGTGCCATTGCTGGGAAGAAGGGGATGCATTCTTCCAAGGACCCTCCAGTAATGCACATTGCAGACCTGATAATGGTTAGAAGCTAAACGCTGATATTAGCCTTTTGCTGCCATAAAATCCAGTTCACAAATTTCACTTCTTTCactgaaaatgtatttttaggCTTCAGCCAAGAAAACCAAAGATTTCTTGCCATTTCTACAACGGAAAAGGATGCCTGCTGTGGTGGAATATGTGTTCAGTGGTCATCGGTTTAAACTGCTGATTCCAAAGGAGACATGCAGTATAGCATTCTCATTTTCTGGTGTTAGGTGCCCTGGTCGTGATGAGCCTTTCTCTGACGAAGCAATTGCACTTATGAGACGAAAGATAATGCAGAGGGATGTTGAGGTATTGTACTTTCTTTGAGCACACATTTGTTAATTGGTTTCTGTCCATGCTCTGATGGTTATTCTTTTGGGTTCAGATTGAAGTTGAAACTGTTGATAGAACTGGAACTTTCTTAGGATCCTTGTGGGAGTCAAAGACTAATATGGCAGTGACACTTCTTGAAGCTGGTCTGGCGAAGCTTCAAACTTCCTTTGGCACTGATAGGATCCCAGAAGCTCACCTTCTTGCACAGGCCGAGCAGTCTGCTAAAAGGCAGAAATTAAAAGTAAGAAGCTGGCTCTATTTGATATTCCAACTGTTCTTTTGTTATTAATGCTTATccatatctttttattttatagatataaaattttgtataaaaattcaACAAGGAAGAACTACCCAAGTAAAAAGATGCTTATGCTTATCTTCTGCAGATATGGGAGAGCTTTGTTGAAGGAGAGGAAGTTTCCAATGGGCCTGCTAGtgaaagaaaacagaaagagGAGCTTAAGGTTCTTATAACATGATCAAGTGCTAAATTTCCCTCTTAATTTGCTATCCGTAATTATGGTTATTAACCATCTTGATCTCAATTATTACTTACAGGTAACTGTCACAGAAGTTTTGGGTGCAGGCAAGTTTTATGTCCAGATAGTTGGAGATCAGAAAGTGGCCTCCATTCAGCACCAGTTGACTTCTCTTAGCCTTCATGAAGCTCCAGTAATTGGTGCTTTCAATCCTAAGAAGGGGGACATAGTCCTTGCTCAATTTAGCGCTGATAATTCATGGAATCGAGCAATGGTAAGAATGACTACTGGGCactggttttcattttcattttgaaactACCTGGCactggttttcattttcatttagaAATACCTGTTTGTGCCACAATTAGACTACTCCTTTCACTTTGTTTACACATTTCCAAAATGAATTTTTGTGCCACAATTAGACTACTATTGATTAAGGctttgttattaaataataaatgaataaagGAAAGGGcatgaataaattatttatggCACCTCTTTGAGCAGATGTGACTTTTAGTTTATATCTTTAATGATTGGTCACCAATGGACAGGCGTAACCTTTTGAAGGGATATGACTTTTCATTCATACCTCTTCAATGGGACTCTGAGGAATGGGGGTTTCTCTTAGAGATAACTATTTATCTATTATAAATAGATGGTAAATCAACCCTATTTAATGTTCTATTCTCATTATATTCCTTTCCCACTATACTAAGATTGTTCTACAAGGAAATCTTTGGCTTTGCTGGC is from Diospyros lotus cultivar Yz01 chromosome 2, ASM1463336v1, whole genome shotgun sequence and encodes:
- the LOC127795016 gene encoding ribonuclease TUDOR 1-like; its protein translation is MASTAGATGWLRGRVKAVPSGDSMVIMGSTKADIPPEKTITLSSLIAPRLARRGGIDEPFAWESREYLRKLCIGKDVTFRVDYTVPSIGREFASVFLGDKNIALMVVAEGWAKVREQGQQKGEASPFLAELLRLEEQAKQQGLGRWNRAPGASEESIRNLPPSAIGDPSNFDAMGLLASNKGKPMQAIVEQTRDGSTLRVYLLPEFQFVQVFVAGIQAPSMGRRGASETVVGTGMASDQLNGEASGDPQAPLTSAQRLAASSESSIEVAPDPFGREAKHFTDIRVLNRDVRVVLEGVDKFSNLIGSVYYSDGESAKDLALELIENGLAKFVEWSASMMEDDAKRKLKSAELQAKKTRLRIWTNYVPPATNSKAIHDQNFTGKVVEVVSGDCIIVADDSVPYGSPLAERRVNLSSIRCPKMGNPRRDEKPAPYAREAKEFLRTRLIGHQVNVSMEYSRKVSMADGPGGVAGTADSRVMDFGSVFLVSPVKGEGEDASAPTPPTGSSQQAGVNIAELVVARGFGTVIRHRDFEERSNYYDALLSAESRAIAGKKGMHSSKDPPVMHIADLIMASAKKTKDFLPFLQRKRMPAVVEYVFSGHRFKLLIPKETCSIAFSFSGVRCPGRDEPFSDEAIALMRRKIMQRDVEIEVETVDRTGTFLGSLWESKTNMAVTLLEAGLAKLQTSFGTDRIPEAHLLAQAEQSAKRQKLKIWESFVEGEEVSNGPASERKQKEELKVTVTEVLGAGKFYVQIVGDQKVASIQHQLTSLSLHEAPVIGAFNPKKGDIVLAQFSADNSWNRAMVVNAPRGAVESPKDKFEVFYIDYGNQEFVTYSQLRPLDPSVSSAPGLAQLCSLAYIKVPSLEEDYGQEAAVRLSDLTLNGPMEFRAIIEERDTSGGKVKGQGSGTVNMVTLVDAKMDCSVNAVLLKEGLARMEKRRRWEPKERQAMLDELEKFQAEARDKRLAMWEYGDIQSDEEDAAPSARKAGGGKR